From a region of the Gordonia sp. PP30 genome:
- a CDS encoding DUF6745 domain-containing protein, with the protein MTSKKTPTRLMSLTPEQSAAMAPYAQKWIRERGWRTAPLTEAEWAAFEEGVRDCYRFAKLDPPKTIVRVPTPLVGALAAPAAALAIQMIRRGAVDDAVDGAVGGAVYGAVRDAVDGAVGGAVGGAVDGAVGGAVDDAVRGAVGGAVGGAVDDAVDGAVGGAVYGAVNGAVNGAVRGAVNGAVDDAVDGAVDDAVDGAVGGAVRDAVNGAVNGAVNGAVNGAVRDAVNGAVDDAVDDAVDDAVDGAVGGAVDDAVNGAVDGAVRDAVNGAVDGAVYGAVDGAVRDAVDGAVRDAVYGAVDGAVDGAVDGAVYGAVRDAVRRLWPHRFGGNLWVGGWYYSLAYLCFFRDIVHLDLPDEIWDKLRAWDAANSAAWWWPFRDFVMVCDVPEEIHVEQVAPAGWGSHRLHCETGPAVSWPGFAVHAWHGTIVPADLIEGDGWSIERIISERNTEVRRAAVERMGWDVFIDRSGAELIAEAADPGNAPHTLQLYELPAYLEESFSEPARIVLCTNGSQERDGTRHRYGITVRKRFSDPVAAMADTYGIPTDVYRRLEVRR; encoded by the coding sequence ATGACCAGCAAGAAGACCCCGACCAGACTGATGTCGCTGACGCCGGAGCAGTCCGCTGCAATGGCCCCGTATGCGCAGAAGTGGATCCGTGAGCGTGGCTGGCGTACCGCGCCCCTCACCGAAGCCGAGTGGGCGGCATTCGAGGAGGGCGTGCGGGACTGCTACCGCTTCGCCAAGCTCGATCCGCCGAAGACGATTGTGCGAGTCCCGACCCCGCTTGTGGGTGCGCTCGCGGCGCCGGCCGCTGCTCTGGCGATCCAGATGATCCGCCGCGGCGCGGTGGACGACGCGGTGGACGGCGCGGTGGGCGGCGCGGTGTACGGCGCGGTGCGCGACGCGGTGGACGGCGCGGTGGGCGGCGCGGTGGGCGGCGCGGTGGACGGCGCGGTGGGCGGCGCGGTGGACGACGCGGTGCGCGGCGCGGTGGGCGGCGCGGTGGGCGGCGCGGTGGACGACGCGGTGGACGGCGCGGTGGGCGGCGCGGTGTACGGCGCGGTGAACGGCGCGGTGAACGGCGCGGTGCGCGGCGCGGTGAACGGCGCGGTGGACGACGCGGTGGACGGCGCGGTGGACGACGCGGTGGACGGCGCGGTGGGCGGCGCGGTGCGCGACGCGGTGAACGGCGCGGTGAACGGCGCGGTGAACGGCGCGGTGAACGGCGCGGTGCGCGACGCGGTGAACGGCGCGGTGGACGACGCGGTGGACGACGCGGTGGACGACGCGGTGGACGGCGCGGTGGGCGGCGCGGTGGACGACGCGGTGAACGGCGCGGTGGACGGCGCGGTGCGCGACGCGGTGAACGGCGCGGTGGACGGCGCGGTGTACGGCGCGGTGGACGGCGCGGTGCGCGACGCGGTGGACGGCGCGGTGCGCGACGCGGTGTACGGCGCGGTGGACGGCGCGGTGGACGGCGCGGTGGACGGCGCGGTGTACGGCGCGGTGCGCGACGCGGTGCGTCGACTGTGGCCCCACCGATTCGGCGGAAACCTCTGGGTCGGGGGCTGGTACTACAGCCTCGCCTACCTCTGCTTCTTCCGCGACATCGTGCACCTCGACCTGCCCGACGAAATCTGGGACAAGCTCCGCGCCTGGGACGCCGCCAATAGCGCCGCCTGGTGGTGGCCATTCCGAGACTTCGTCATGGTGTGCGACGTCCCCGAAGAGATCCATGTCGAGCAGGTCGCCCCGGCCGGATGGGGGTCGCACCGGCTGCACTGCGAGACCGGCCCGGCAGTGTCGTGGCCAGGATTCGCCGTCCATGCCTGGCACGGCACCATCGTCCCGGCCGACCTGATCGAGGGCGATGGCTGGTCGATCGAGCGGATCATCAGCGAGCGAAACACCGAGGTCAGGCGGGCCGCGGTCGAGCGCATGGGCTGGGACGTGTTCATCGACCGGTCCGGCGCCGAGCTGATCGCCGAAGCCGCCGATCCCGGCAATGCGCCGCACACCCTGCAGCTCTACGAGCTGCCGGCCTACCTCGAAGAGAGCTTCTCTGAGCCCGCCCGGATCGTGCTCTGCACGAACGGATCCCAGGAGCGGGACGGCACCCGACACCGGTACGGGATCACCGTCCGCAAGCGCTTCTCCGATCCCGTCGCGGCCATGGCCGACACGTACGGGATCCCGACAGACGTCTACCGACGACTCGAAGTGCGGCGATGA
- a CDS encoding phage portal protein, with product MNLLDRIAGGRRPERSGMNLDEYVKLLNQSALNSGYMQPALQQTMSGEATERPPATFEGMARNAYAANGVVFACMLVRQLVFSSVRFTYQRLRDNRPADLFGTPALRILERPWNGGTTQDMLSRMIQDADLQGNSFWVRDHDELVRLRPDWVEVVGMPRFMSASERTGRALTNRGGQVGWKKVGYIYTEGGIGCGSDPAFFLADEVVHYAPIPDPLARFTGMSWLTPIIREIQADESMTKHQRKFFDNAATPNMVVKHDPLASMEKIKKFAELLEDTAAGVDNAWKTLNLYPGADVTLVGANLRDIDFKNVRGGGETRIAAAAGVPPVIVGLSEGLAAATYSNYGQARRRLADGTAHPLWQNLASCLEHAAPPPGPDTRLWYDAADVPFLREDEKDAAEIQKTRAETISNLITAGYVPDSVVKAVDAGDFRMLQHSGLMSVQLTAPGADGSNRGSDPDEVAKRANAAGILVRSGFDPDDSRDTAGLPADLKHLGLLPVTVQNPNAPHQPPSEEGPHDEASPAI from the coding sequence GTGAACCTGCTCGACCGGATCGCCGGTGGCCGCCGACCGGAGCGGTCGGGAATGAACCTCGACGAGTACGTCAAGCTCCTCAATCAGTCGGCGCTGAACTCGGGGTACATGCAGCCGGCGCTGCAGCAGACGATGTCGGGCGAGGCGACCGAACGACCGCCTGCGACGTTCGAGGGGATGGCGCGCAACGCGTACGCCGCGAACGGCGTCGTGTTCGCGTGCATGCTCGTCAGGCAGCTCGTGTTCTCGTCGGTGCGGTTCACCTACCAGCGACTGCGGGACAACCGGCCCGCCGACTTGTTCGGCACCCCGGCGCTGCGAATCCTGGAGCGTCCGTGGAATGGCGGTACGACCCAGGACATGCTGTCGAGGATGATCCAGGATGCTGACCTGCAGGGCAACTCCTTCTGGGTGCGCGACCACGACGAACTGGTTCGATTGCGACCGGACTGGGTCGAGGTCGTCGGTATGCCCCGATTCATGAGCGCCAGCGAACGCACGGGACGGGCGTTGACGAATCGTGGCGGGCAGGTCGGTTGGAAGAAGGTCGGCTACATCTACACCGAGGGCGGGATCGGGTGTGGATCTGATCCGGCGTTCTTCCTCGCCGACGAGGTCGTGCACTACGCACCGATTCCCGATCCGCTCGCCAGGTTCACCGGCATGTCGTGGCTGACGCCGATCATCCGGGAGATCCAGGCCGACGAGTCGATGACCAAGCACCAGCGGAAGTTCTTCGACAATGCAGCGACCCCGAACATGGTCGTCAAGCACGATCCGCTCGCGAGCATGGAGAAAATCAAGAAGTTCGCCGAGCTCCTCGAAGACACCGCTGCCGGCGTGGACAACGCGTGGAAGACCCTCAACTTGTATCCGGGCGCCGACGTGACCCTGGTCGGCGCGAACCTGCGGGATATCGACTTCAAGAATGTGCGCGGCGGAGGGGAGACCCGGATCGCCGCGGCCGCCGGGGTGCCTCCGGTGATCGTCGGTCTGTCCGAAGGTCTTGCCGCGGCGACCTACAGCAACTACGGGCAGGCGCGGCGCAGGCTGGCCGACGGGACCGCGCACCCGCTCTGGCAGAACTTAGCGTCGTGCCTGGAGCATGCGGCACCGCCACCCGGCCCGGACACGCGGCTCTGGTACGACGCCGCTGATGTGCCTTTCCTGCGCGAAGACGAGAAGGACGCCGCCGAAATCCAGAAGACGCGCGCCGAGACCATCTCGAACTTGATCACCGCGGGCTACGTGCCGGACTCGGTCGTGAAGGCCGTGGATGCCGGCGACTTCCGAATGCTCCAGCATTCGGGCCTGATGAGCGTTCAGCTCACCGCACCTGGCGCCGACGGCTCCAATCGCGGGTCGGATCCGGATGAGGTCGCCAAGCGCGCGAACGCCGCGGGCATTCTCGTCCGCTCGGGATTCGACCCCGACGATTCGCGTGACACCGCCGGTCTGCCCGCCGACCTGAAGCACCTTGGGCTCCTGCCCGTGACCGTCCAGAACCCGAACGCGCCACACCAGCCGCCCAGCGAGGAGGGCCCTCATGACGAAGCCTCACCAGCGATCTGA
- a CDS encoding site-specific DNA-methyltransferase, whose amino-acid sequence MTENLQPYVTDVATGEHWTLILGDSCEKLRDIATDSVDLSICSPPFASLFTYSPSERDLGNCASRGEFVEHYRFIIAEQLRVTKPGRLACIHVQQLTTTKATDGYVGMTDFRGDVIRAFQAEGWIFNGEVTVWKDPQAQSIRTRSHALAFQTKNRDSSKTRPALADYLLLFRKPGDNAVPIKNDVSNDEWIEWASPIWTDHHDGGWLTDDGHICPVWYGIKETDTLNTAVARDAADERHICPLQLGFIERCVRLWSNPGELVLTPFAGIGSELYQSVKLGRRAIGIELKQSYWRTAVDNLTRLEAEMSTPTLFDGGAA is encoded by the coding sequence ATGACCGAGAACCTCCAGCCCTACGTCACCGACGTCGCGACCGGCGAGCACTGGACACTCATACTCGGCGACTCGTGCGAGAAGCTGCGCGACATCGCCACCGACTCGGTCGACCTGTCGATCTGCTCCCCGCCGTTCGCGAGTCTCTTCACCTACTCGCCATCCGAACGTGACCTGGGCAATTGCGCGTCCCGGGGTGAGTTCGTCGAGCACTATCGCTTCATCATCGCCGAGCAGCTCCGCGTGACGAAACCTGGCCGGCTCGCGTGCATTCACGTCCAGCAGTTGACGACAACGAAGGCGACTGACGGGTACGTCGGGATGACCGACTTCCGCGGCGACGTGATCCGCGCATTCCAGGCCGAGGGATGGATATTCAACGGCGAGGTCACGGTCTGGAAAGACCCGCAAGCACAGTCGATCCGCACCAGATCGCATGCCCTCGCATTCCAGACGAAGAACCGCGACTCGTCCAAGACGCGGCCGGCGCTCGCCGACTATCTCTTGCTTTTCCGCAAGCCCGGCGACAACGCGGTCCCGATCAAGAACGACGTCTCCAATGACGAGTGGATCGAGTGGGCCAGCCCGATCTGGACCGACCACCACGACGGCGGATGGCTCACCGACGACGGCCATATCTGCCCCGTCTGGTACGGCATCAAGGAGACCGACACCCTCAACACCGCAGTCGCACGCGACGCCGCCGATGAACGGCACATCTGCCCACTGCAACTCGGATTCATCGAGCGGTGCGTGCGGCTGTGGTCCAATCCAGGCGAGCTGGTGCTCACACCCTTCGCGGGGATCGGGTCGGAGCTGTACCAGTCGGTGAAGCTCGGCCGGCGTGCGATCGGGATCGAGCTGAAGCAGTCGTACTGGCGGACCGCGGTCGACAATCTGACCCGGCTGGAAGCGGAGATGTCGACGCCGACACTCTTCGACGGCGGTGCCGCGTGA
- a CDS encoding helix-turn-helix domain-containing protein has product MTAPIKIPLPDLAGPCRDRRDIEWVPHRGESSGPAVAVCGTCPADISRACARYALDTDAAGVYAGVVVPLTRQARSHAHAMLARIAGIDTTTSAPTPDTTIRAVTTSAASRRKAARITAVSQLYREGLTNSEIAEKLGMTKKQVANYLHEYRRLTGQVGTYRKKNR; this is encoded by the coding sequence ATGACCGCTCCGATCAAGATCCCGCTGCCCGACCTCGCAGGCCCCTGCCGCGACCGCCGCGACATCGAATGGGTGCCGCACCGCGGGGAGTCGTCCGGACCCGCGGTCGCCGTGTGCGGCACCTGCCCCGCCGACATCAGCCGGGCGTGCGCCAGGTACGCCCTCGACACCGACGCGGCAGGGGTCTACGCGGGCGTTGTCGTGCCACTCACACGCCAGGCCCGCAGCCATGCCCACGCCATGCTCGCCCGGATCGCCGGAATCGACACCACCACCAGCGCGCCCACCCCGGACACCACGATCCGGGCGGTCACCACCAGCGCCGCATCCCGCCGGAAAGCGGCCCGCATCACCGCCGTCTCCCAGCTCTACCGGGAAGGACTCACCAACTCCGAGATCGCCGAGAAGCTCGGCATGACGAAGAAGCAAGTCGCCAACTACCTGCACGAATACCGCCGCCTGACCGGTCAGGTCGGCACCTACAGAAAGAAGAACCGATGA
- a CDS encoding HK97 family phage prohead protease: MTKPHQRSDLCRSVPFTSGDDDGHGDGRTFRGYGAVFNRPTRIDSWEGRFDEQFAPGAFRKTLRERTPKFQFDHGRHPLIGSVPIGTITTISEDDRGLDVEARLGKHMLIDLIQEALETGAIDGMSIRFTVVREEWRDRNGQVVAADEVDELLWETRRDDGDRGPLLRTIQEAKLDEVGPVVWPAYADTTAGVRSAEPVTIDPTRLHEPTQRRALAELLIRADAQDQTAPAGAASSDDEPQDTTEVDVEHSEEDTDPPRDTTEDVEHEPESNTEPPPTDPVDKVRAAEIDLLYARALAEVRTTRESTPPMEGL; encoded by the coding sequence ATGACGAAGCCTCACCAGCGATCTGACCTGTGCCGGTCGGTGCCCTTCACGAGCGGCGACGACGACGGCCACGGCGACGGCCGCACCTTCCGCGGGTACGGTGCAGTCTTCAACCGGCCGACCCGAATCGATTCGTGGGAGGGTCGCTTCGACGAGCAGTTCGCGCCGGGCGCGTTCCGCAAGACCCTCCGCGAGCGCACCCCGAAATTCCAGTTCGACCACGGCCGGCACCCGCTGATCGGGTCGGTGCCGATCGGCACCATCACCACCATCAGCGAAGACGACCGCGGCCTCGACGTCGAAGCCCGCCTCGGTAAGCACATGCTGATCGACCTCATCCAGGAAGCCCTGGAGACAGGCGCGATCGACGGCATGTCGATCCGCTTCACTGTGGTCCGCGAGGAATGGCGAGACCGCAACGGGCAAGTGGTCGCCGCCGACGAGGTCGACGAGCTGCTATGGGAGACGCGCCGCGACGACGGCGACCGCGGCCCGCTGCTGCGCACCATCCAGGAGGCCAAACTCGACGAGGTCGGTCCGGTCGTGTGGCCGGCCTACGCCGACACCACCGCTGGCGTCCGATCGGCTGAGCCGGTGACGATCGACCCGACCCGCCTCCACGAACCGACCCAGCGCCGAGCGCTGGCTGAACTTCTGATCCGCGCAGACGCGCAGGACCAGACCGCCCCCGCCGGGGCAGCTTCGTCCGACGACGAGCCGCAAGACACCACCGAGGTGGACGTCGAGCACTCGGAAGAGGACACCGACCCGCCGCGAGACACCACCGAGGACGTCGAGCACGAGCCGGAATCCAACACCGAACCCCCGCCCACCGACCCGGTGGACAAGGTGCGAGCTGCCGAGATTGACCTGCTGTACGCGCGGGCACTCGCCGAGGTGCGCACCACGCGGGAATCGACCCCACCCATGGAAGGACTGTGA
- a CDS encoding lambda exonuclease family protein, producing the protein MSLTVLPSLVQGTDEWHAQRRGIVTASVVGQLISQHSLSAIDFDCPSCGAEAAAPCVGKRSPAPIKSMHPERAQTARESDAIILDVAGGDTARGLMELLTAERITDWTDPTYVSDDMLRGIEDEPRARDLYTEHYDHVDEVGFMVRDDHGLRIGYSPDGVVGDDGLIEVKSRRQKKHLATILADQVPQENVAQLQCGLYVSGREWIDYVSYCGGMPLYVKRVYPDEEWQAAIVAAVHVFEATAADMIRTYHARTVGLIPTERTIEQEMFL; encoded by the coding sequence ATGAGCCTCACCGTGTTGCCGAGCCTGGTGCAGGGCACGGACGAGTGGCATGCACAGCGCCGCGGGATCGTCACCGCGTCGGTCGTCGGTCAGCTGATCTCGCAGCACTCGCTGTCGGCGATCGACTTCGACTGCCCATCGTGTGGGGCGGAGGCTGCAGCCCCGTGCGTGGGGAAGCGGTCACCGGCGCCGATCAAGAGCATGCACCCCGAGCGCGCTCAGACGGCACGCGAGTCGGACGCCATCATCCTGGACGTCGCCGGCGGCGACACCGCGCGCGGCCTGATGGAGCTTTTGACGGCGGAGCGGATCACCGACTGGACCGACCCGACGTACGTCTCGGACGACATGCTGCGCGGCATCGAGGACGAGCCCCGAGCTCGGGACCTGTACACCGAGCACTACGACCACGTCGACGAGGTCGGCTTCATGGTCCGCGATGACCACGGCCTGCGGATCGGGTATTCGCCGGATGGTGTGGTCGGCGATGACGGTCTGATCGAGGTCAAATCGCGGCGCCAGAAGAAGCATCTCGCGACGATTCTCGCCGACCAGGTGCCACAAGAGAACGTCGCCCAACTTCAGTGCGGCCTGTATGTGTCGGGCCGCGAGTGGATCGACTACGTCTCCTACTGCGGCGGCATGCCGCTCTACGTGAAGCGCGTCTACCCGGACGAGGAGTGGCAGGCGGCGATCGTCGCGGCCGTCCACGTCTTCGAGGCCACGGCCGCCGACATGATCCGCACCTATCACGCCCGGACCGTCGGCCTGATCCCGACCGAAAGAACTATCGAGCAGGAGATGTTTCTATGA
- a CDS encoding RusA family crossover junction endodeoxyribonuclease, translating into MALRPHRPAIAARLHPGRRCPVRSVFVPGHPAPQGSKSYKGHRSGKPVLTESSRFVAPWREAIKLHAARRGGMLPVGPVHVELDFVLPRPQRCPTPTPPAIKRNGDLDKLVRAVFDAITGIWIDDDCRITSVRASKRTAESGERSGVQIVVRPLGTITLRDRPGATDADEPPPDAHG; encoded by the coding sequence GTGGCGCTGCGACCACACCGACCGGCCATTGCCGCACGGCTTCACCCCGGACGGAGGTGTCCGGTGAGGTCCGTCTTTGTCCCGGGCCACCCGGCCCCGCAGGGCTCGAAATCGTACAAGGGCCACCGGTCCGGGAAACCTGTGCTGACCGAGTCGTCGCGCTTCGTGGCGCCGTGGCGGGAAGCCATCAAGCTCCACGCCGCCCGCCGCGGCGGCATGCTCCCGGTCGGGCCGGTGCACGTCGAGCTGGACTTCGTTCTGCCGCGTCCGCAGCGCTGCCCGACGCCGACGCCGCCCGCAATCAAGCGCAATGGCGACCTGGACAAGCTCGTCCGCGCCGTCTTCGACGCGATCACCGGGATCTGGATCGACGACGACTGCCGGATCACGTCAGTGCGCGCGTCGAAGCGCACCGCCGAGTCGGGCGAGCGGTCCGGCGTGCAGATCGTCGTCCGCCCGCTCGGCACGATCACGCTCCGCGACCGCCCAGGCGCCACGGACGCGGATGAACCCCCGCCGGACGCACACGGATAA
- a CDS encoding DEAD/DEAH box helicase, with protein sequence MTADYQAFLARKTRMPKTVGPDVCADDVHAWLHPWQREIVAWAVRTRRAALWEDTGLGKTVQMVEWCRLSGDTSLIVAPLAVCQQTIREAAKVGVTVAFMREPGDIAGPGTYITNYERVDAVDADRFDAVALDESSILKSSAGKLRTLLIERFAGVPARLACSATPAPNDPEELTNQAEFLGRMARNHMLAAYFVHDQDGWRLKGHALGPMIEWMASWAVAIRKPSDVGGDDIGYDLPGLDIVPHLIPAGVEAEGQLFATELGGVSGRAQVRRQTLAARVAEAVRLVESEPGEPWVLWAGLNAEADALAAEIPGAVNVHGSLDPDEKARLLLGFADGEHRVLITKPSIASMGMNWQHCARMAFVGLSDSYEQYYQCIRRCYRYGQHRVVQAHIVLSDLESQIADNVARKERTASQITTALINHSRKTYAA encoded by the coding sequence ATGACCGCCGACTATCAGGCATTCCTTGCCCGCAAGACCCGCATGCCGAAGACCGTCGGGCCGGACGTGTGCGCCGACGATGTCCACGCGTGGCTGCATCCGTGGCAGCGCGAGATCGTCGCATGGGCGGTCCGGACGCGGCGCGCGGCGCTGTGGGAGGACACCGGGCTCGGGAAGACAGTGCAGATGGTCGAGTGGTGCCGCCTGTCGGGTGACACCAGCCTGATCGTGGCGCCGCTGGCGGTGTGCCAGCAGACGATCCGTGAAGCGGCGAAGGTCGGCGTCACGGTGGCGTTCATGCGGGAGCCGGGCGACATTGCCGGTCCGGGCACGTATATCACCAACTACGAGCGCGTGGACGCCGTCGACGCGGACCGTTTCGACGCGGTCGCGCTCGATGAGTCGTCCATCCTAAAGTCGTCGGCCGGGAAGCTCCGCACACTGCTGATCGAACGCTTCGCCGGCGTGCCAGCACGTCTCGCGTGCTCGGCGACCCCGGCACCGAACGACCCGGAGGAACTGACGAACCAGGCCGAGTTCTTGGGCCGGATGGCACGAAATCACATGCTGGCAGCATACTTCGTGCACGACCAGGACGGGTGGCGGCTCAAAGGCCACGCGCTCGGCCCGATGATCGAGTGGATGGCGTCGTGGGCGGTCGCGATCCGCAAACCGTCCGACGTCGGCGGCGACGACATCGGCTACGACCTGCCTGGCCTGGACATCGTGCCGCACCTAATCCCGGCGGGTGTGGAAGCTGAGGGGCAGCTCTTCGCGACCGAGCTCGGCGGCGTGTCTGGCCGCGCGCAGGTGCGGCGGCAGACGCTCGCTGCGAGGGTCGCCGAGGCGGTCCGGCTGGTCGAGTCGGAGCCTGGTGAGCCGTGGGTGCTGTGGGCCGGTCTGAACGCCGAGGCTGACGCGCTCGCCGCAGAGATCCCCGGCGCGGTCAATGTCCACGGGTCGCTCGACCCGGACGAGAAGGCCCGGCTGCTGCTCGGCTTCGCCGACGGCGAGCACCGGGTGCTGATCACGAAACCGTCGATCGCATCGATGGGCATGAATTGGCAGCACTGCGCCCGCATGGCGTTCGTAGGCCTATCCGACAGCTACGAGCAGTACTACCAGTGCATTCGCCGGTGCTATCGATACGGGCAGCACCGGGTGGTGCAAGCGCACATCGTGCTGTCGGACCTCGAATCGCAGATCGCCGACAACGTCGCCCGCAAGGAGCGGACCGCGTCGCAGATCACCACTGCACTCATCAATCACTCACGAAAGACCTACGCCGCATGA
- a CDS encoding terminase: protein MTSSTLTRSDDPKLSEVARHLIIPGGITTSLFPRIYRRLQDAGLSLDQWQRGLGTVSLGCRADGKFAATVGGNTWSICRQTGKTYTAGALAIGLCLELPGFRAVWTSHHNRTTTNTFRSMQALVRRRKLEPHIAPNGIRTANGEQEIRFVNGSIIMFGAREQGFGRGMDAVDALFFDEAQILSLRALEDMVPAANAARNPHGGLVFFMGTPPRPIDDGEAFTAKRRKAIDGHTSDALYVEFSADPDSDPDDQSQWPIMNPSHPRRTPIEAMLRMRENIPDDDSWNREARGIWPEICDGDAFDPELWSDALAGDVEQTETVAFGVHTNIDRSKSAIVAAIRLQDGGILLDVVPAEEGQHFTSMRGTAWIGPRLGQVVERWSPVAVAAHTRTAGAMELDLDDDLLDVLSSVRLADAYAQFSDYLTESKMKHLGNEDLTAAVMVARWKVRADLRVLDWKNEITVLIAACLAVNALITHGGEPEEAEVWGFYS from the coding sequence ATGACGTCTTCGACGCTGACGCGATCTGATGATCCGAAGCTGTCGGAGGTCGCGCGTCATCTGATCATCCCGGGCGGGATCACGACGAGCTTGTTCCCGCGCATCTACCGGCGCTTGCAGGACGCGGGCCTGTCGCTCGATCAGTGGCAGCGCGGCTTGGGGACGGTGTCGCTGGGGTGTCGCGCGGATGGGAAGTTCGCGGCGACGGTCGGCGGTAACACGTGGTCGATCTGCCGGCAGACAGGCAAGACGTACACGGCTGGCGCGTTGGCGATCGGGCTGTGCCTGGAGTTGCCGGGGTTCCGTGCGGTGTGGACATCGCATCACAATCGGACGACGACGAATACGTTCCGATCGATGCAGGCGCTGGTGCGGCGGCGGAAGCTGGAACCCCACATTGCTCCGAATGGGATTCGGACGGCGAACGGTGAGCAGGAGATCCGGTTCGTGAACGGGTCGATCATCATGTTCGGCGCCAGGGAACAGGGCTTCGGGCGCGGCATGGATGCGGTCGACGCGTTGTTCTTCGACGAGGCGCAAATCCTGAGCCTGCGGGCGCTGGAGGACATGGTGCCGGCGGCGAACGCGGCCCGGAACCCGCATGGCGGTCTGGTGTTCTTCATGGGGACGCCGCCGCGGCCGATCGATGATGGTGAGGCGTTCACGGCGAAGCGCCGCAAGGCGATCGACGGGCACACCTCGGACGCGCTCTATGTCGAGTTCTCGGCGGACCCGGATTCGGACCCGGACGATCAGTCGCAGTGGCCGATCATGAATCCGTCGCACCCGCGGCGAACGCCGATCGAGGCGATGCTGCGCATGCGGGAGAACATCCCGGATGACGACTCGTGGAATCGTGAGGCGCGCGGGATATGGCCGGAGATTTGCGACGGCGACGCGTTCGACCCGGAGCTGTGGTCGGACGCGCTCGCCGGTGACGTCGAGCAAACCGAGACGGTCGCGTTCGGCGTGCACACGAACATCGACCGGTCGAAGTCGGCGATCGTCGCCGCGATCCGGCTTCAGGATGGCGGGATCCTGCTCGACGTGGTGCCGGCCGAGGAAGGGCAGCACTTCACGTCGATGCGCGGTACGGCGTGGATCGGGCCGCGGCTGGGTCAGGTCGTCGAACGGTGGTCTCCCGTTGCGGTGGCCGCGCATACGCGGACGGCCGGCGCGATGGAGCTGGACCTCGACGACGACCTCCTTGATGTGCTGTCGTCGGTTCGCCTCGCGGACGCCTACGCGCAGTTCTCCGACTACCTGACCGAATCGAAGATGAAGCACCTCGGGAACGAGGATCTGACGGCCGCCGTGATGGTGGCTCGGTGGAAGGTCCGCGCCGATCTTCGGGTGCTGGACTGGAAGAACGAGATCACCGTCCTGATCGCGGCGTGCCTCGCCGTGAACGCACTGATCACTCACGGCGGCGAGCCGGAAGAAGCGGAAGTCTGGGGGTTCTACTCATGA
- a CDS encoding MmcB family DNA repair protein has product MTLAHFERLFPDVEPTPPRVTEADVLALIRDRYTRVREGTDADRYARAAHVPIIDSCGQARRIADYIVCDTYDGEILGFEVKVSRADWLAELRDPHKAEWRRWCHRWYLVVPDASIVRDDLPDGWGLIVPGKDGRMRIRRRSPRCDPEPMPAMQIAQLARSVAKTARREATA; this is encoded by the coding sequence GTGACCCTCGCCCACTTCGAGCGCCTATTCCCCGACGTCGAGCCCACGCCGCCGCGGGTCACCGAGGCCGACGTGCTCGCCCTGATCCGCGACCGGTACACGCGGGTCCGCGAAGGCACCGACGCCGACCGGTACGCGCGTGCCGCGCACGTACCGATCATCGACAGCTGCGGGCAGGCCCGCCGGATCGCCGACTACATCGTCTGCGACACCTATGACGGCGAGATCCTCGGCTTCGAGGTCAAGGTATCGCGTGCGGACTGGCTCGCCGAGTTGCGCGACCCACATAAGGCCGAGTGGCGCCGCTGGTGTCACCGCTGGTACCTGGTCGTCCCTGACGCCTCGATCGTCCGCGATGACCTGCCCGACGGGTGGGGCCTCATCGTGCCCGGCAAGGACGGCCGAATGCGGATCCGGCGCCGATCGCCTCGCTGCGACCCCGAGCCCATGCCGGCCATGCAGATCGCGCAGCTCGCCCGGTCGGTCGCCAAGACCGCCCGACGGGAGGCCACGGCATGA
- a CDS encoding helix-turn-helix domain-containing protein: MMRRCEVVGCGREHRARGYCGTHWQRWRKHGDPLAGVPVRAGEDVHARAAAVARMTRAGMSSAEIAARLGCTVRTVQRCRAGSGVAEPPPMPYGPEIRKQSLDMLRDGCSYREVAATLGCSPVRKWWPAMTLARAYTDGRWTP, encoded by the coding sequence GTGATGCGTCGGTGTGAGGTGGTCGGCTGCGGCCGTGAGCATCGGGCGCGCGGATACTGCGGCACGCACTGGCAGCGGTGGCGGAAGCATGGCGATCCGCTCGCCGGTGTGCCGGTGCGGGCAGGGGAGGACGTCCATGCCCGGGCCGCCGCGGTGGCACGCATGACCAGGGCCGGCATGTCGAGCGCGGAGATCGCGGCGCGCCTGGGCTGCACCGTGCGGACGGTGCAGCGGTGTCGCGCCGGGTCGGGTGTCGCGGAGCCTCCGCCGATGCCGTATGGCCCGGAGATCCGCAAGCAGTCGCTTGACATGCTGCGCGATGGCTGCTCGTACCGGGAGGTCGCCGCGACTCTCGGCTGCAGCCCGGTGCGTAAGTGGTGGCCTGCGATGACGTTGGCCCGCGCTTACACCGATGGCCGGTGGACGCCATGA